The genomic window TTAGCCGCGCCGGCATCCTCCTGATGTTGATCGCCATCGTAGGTCCCTTGCTCGCCCGCAAGATCCATCCCCTGCTTGCGCTTCCCTTGCTCGGCGTCCCGGTTCTCATGGCTGGCAACAACATCGCTGACTTGGGTAACTCGGACTCCCACGTCGATGGCCTGACCGTAGGCATTGAGCACGCATTTGAATCCTTGATAGGACGTGGGTTCGGCTACGTCGGGAACTTTGCCGGGAGGGCCGGTGAGCTGCAGGAAGCATCTGAAAGCCTTGCCGGGATTGCCTTCTCTGCAGCGGGCCTGGTTACCGTCGCCATCTACGCCGCGGCGCTATTTGTAGCCATCTTCGCCATACTCAGACAGCCTCGGAGGTGGGAGTTCTACCTCGCACTCGGAGCACTGGTCATCGCCATGTTGGCGGAGACTGCGGGCTCCATGAACGCCACTGTCCCGCTGTGGCTTCTGGTCGGTGCTGCATTCGGCGCCGGCAAGAAGGCCGTTGAGCCTGCGGCCACACAGGACCAACCTGAAAGCTCAGCAGCGGAAGCACCGTTGGTCAGACGACGCTGACCCCCTGAGGATTCTAGGAGCGCTGGCTAATTCTGGTCTTGAGGGTCAGCAGGACAAATTGAGTATTCCCCACCAGGTATCGTTTCAAGAGCCGGCGCGGTTCTTGAACAAATCTGTAGCACCATTCAAGACCCAGCTTCTGGATCCACAGAGGGGCTCGTTTCAGCCGCCCCGAGATCACGTCAAACGATCCGCCGACGCCGAAAGCCAGCCCGACGTTGAGTCGGTGCTTGTGCTCAAGGACGAAGTGTTCCTTCCTGGGACTGGGCAGTGCCAAAAAAAGGAGGTCCGGTCTGGCCGCGGCTATTTCCCTCACCACGTCCAGTTCATCCGCCGGGGTCCAATATCCGTCACGGAATCCCACCACATCCACGCCGCGGGTAGTGAATATCCCAGCCACAGCCTGCACCACATCGTGCCGGGCACCCAGCAGAAAAACGCGGTCGCCGCGCTCAGGGGCGGACTTGATGAGCTCCAAAAAGAGATCAATTCCGGAAACACGTTCCGGAGCTGGTGCTCCCAACAGGCGGCTTGCCCAGACAATCGACTGGCCATCGGCATTGCTGATGGCACTGGTCTCCACATATTCCCGGAGTCTCTGGTCTTCCAATGCTGCCAAAACAATGGAGGCATTCAGGTCTGCCCGCCAGTGCCCGCGTTCAGCGATGAGCCGATGGCACAGTTGAACGGATTCACTCATGGTCAAGGTATCAAGGGGCAGGTCGAAGACGCGCTTCCGCTGTCCTTCGTGAACCGCGTCCGTCAGTTGCTGCTCAGTCATCTCCGTGAATCCATTCCGAAAGTCGGGCGAGAGCCCTGCTCTGCTCGTACACCCTGTCGGTCCTCAGCTCAGTAATTCGTTTTTCAAACTCGGCCTGCCTGTGGGCCGCTTCCAGAACAGCGCTGGCATATCGTTCGGCCTCAGGTGAGACGGTCAACGCCGATTCACCAAAAAAATCCTTCAGCACGTCGGTGTCAGAAGTGACCAAAGCTTTGCCCGCGCACATGGCCTCATAGCCTGCCCGCTGCATGGTCTCTTCCTCGGTTGTCGGGGCCAGCAAAACATTGGCGTGACCCAGGAGCCTCAGATATTCATCCCGTGAGACGAATCCAGGGAAAACAGTGTTGGCCGGATTGCAGGCCTCAACGAAGTCCTTGGGTGCCCGGCCAGTGAAAACCCATGAAATATCAGTTGCGAGGTGCGTTGCGGCGGCGAGCTCATCGAGCGGCTCATCGTAGGAGTATGTGATGGGAACGAGCGCGTAGCTGCCGCGAACGAGATACGTCAGTGCCGGGTCTTCGAACGCTCCAAGGCTGTCGACATCCGGGTACGTCTCGATGAGGTCGTGAAGAACCAAAGCTTCAGCTCCTTGGTTCCGTACTTTGCCGGCCAATGATTCATTGGTGACGATCGCGAGATTCGATCCGCCCAGCAACCTGGCAACAAGATTGGTGGACCATTTCCACTTGGGATCGTGGAAGGTCCCGGTATGCAGGTCTCCGCAGATGCGCACGTTCTTTCCGACGGCGGCCCTCACCGCGAGAAGGGCAACAACCGGCGGTTGCATAACGATCACGGCAGACGGCTTTTGGCTACGTAGATACTTCCAGGTGGACGTCCACAGACGCAGATACCTCAGGGGCAGCGGCCCTGTTCCTCCACCGTCAGACCACTCACGGATGCCGAGAGTACGAGCGATTCCTTCACTTCTGCCATGGAAATCAATCCAGCTCACAAAAACCGGGGACTTCTCCCCCGCGGCGATGGCACCGGACGTGAGCGAGGTACTCATTGGCCTACTACCCCTATGCACTCAGCATTTCGGGCACGGCGGTGCCGGAGCTTCGTTTTCATAGATTTCTCCCCCATGAAATTGGCCGGCGTGGACAGATCATTTTTCCGGCCGACATACTGGACAACCGCGATCTGGTCCCCTTGGCAATTCTACGTTATTCGTGTCATTTTCTTCGGACCTATCAAATCACGTGAGCCAAACCCGCTGACTTCAATTCGGTGAGAAAGGCAATCGCTTGTTCCGTGATCTCTTCAGGCTCGATTCCGAATTCGTCCGCAACGCTGCGGACAATGTCCGGTTCGGCTCTTGGCGCATCAGCAGTCCCAAGAGCAAGCCATATGGCCCCAGCCGCTCCTTGAAGCGCCCGGGGCGAAAGCTCAGCGTCGATGTCACGGAGATCGAGTACGTAGACGGCGCCATCGCGAACTTCGAAAGCCACGTCCACAGGCCTATACCATTTGTTCATTTGGTCCCCATGTTCTTGAGAATACTGAGGGCAGCTGAGGGCAATGTCCTGATACCTCTGGCAAGCCTTCTCACACGGGCCGCGACGAGCCTGGAAGAATCCGATTCCGCCATGCCTGGATCCTTGCGAAGTTCGTCGTTACTGGGATAGATAGCCCGGAAGAACACCTTTATCTTGGACTTCCAGCCAGCCACAGTTATCGCATACAACCAGCTGCCGGTGGTGGCTTCCGAACTGGTTTGCCGGTTAATTTCCCAGCGTGACTGTTCCTGGGGCGTCAGATCATCGAACGTTCCGCCGACGCCCAACTCCCTCAACTCGCGTTCGAGGATGCT from Arthrobacter sp. StoSoilB20 includes these protein-coding regions:
- a CDS encoding glycosyltransferase produces the protein MSTSLTSGAIAAGEKSPVFVSWIDFHGRSEGIARTLGIREWSDGGGTGPLPLRYLRLWTSTWKYLRSQKPSAVIVMQPPVVALLAVRAAVGKNVRICGDLHTGTFHDPKWKWSTNLVARLLGGSNLAIVTNESLAGKVRNQGAEALVLHDLIETYPDVDSLGAFEDPALTYLVRGSYALVPITYSYDEPLDELAAATHLATDISWVFTGRAPKDFVEACNPANTVFPGFVSRDEYLRLLGHANVLLAPTTEEETMQRAGYEAMCAGKALVTSDTDVLKDFFGESALTVSPEAERYASAVLEAAHRQAEFEKRITELRTDRVYEQSRALARLSEWIHGDD
- a CDS encoding WecB/TagA/CpsF family glycosyltransferase translates to MTEQQLTDAVHEGQRKRVFDLPLDTLTMSESVQLCHRLIAERGHWRADLNASIVLAALEDQRLREYVETSAISNADGQSIVWASRLLGAPAPERVSGIDLFLELIKSAPERGDRVFLLGARHDVVQAVAGIFTTRGVDVVGFRDGYWTPADELDVVREIAAARPDLLFLALPSPRKEHFVLEHKHRLNVGLAFGVGGSFDVISGRLKRAPLWIQKLGLEWCYRFVQEPRRLLKRYLVGNTQFVLLTLKTRISQRS
- a CDS encoding PqqD family protein, which produces MNKWYRPVDVAFEVRDGAVYVLDLRDIDAELSPRALQGAAGAIWLALGTADAPRAEPDIVRSVADEFGIEPEEITEQAIAFLTELKSAGLAHVI